The Belonocnema kinseyi isolate 2016_QV_RU_SX_M_011 chromosome 10, B_treatae_v1, whole genome shotgun sequence genome has a window encoding:
- the LOC117181450 gene encoding derlin-1 produces the protein MSDVGDWFNSLPIFTRYWLLLTGCLSLIGRFGLVNPYTLVLMYDPFVHNFEIWRAITSVFYYPLSPATGFHFMINCYFLYNYSLRLERGEYDGRPADYLFMLLFNWVCCVVAGLIGDFPLLMDPMVLSVLYIWCQLNKDVIVNFWFGTQFKAMYLPWVLFGFNLIISGGGMLELVGILVGHLYFFFKFKYPQEFGGPDLLSTPKFLENYFPPQRGGIRGFGTAPSQRNPGPQAQPQARNMFGHNWGRGQVLGQ, from the exons ATGTCAGATGTCGGTGACTGGTTTAATTCTTTGCCGATTTTCACAAGATATTGGTTGCTCTTGACTGGTTGCCTCTCATTAATTGGCAGGTTCGGTCTAGTGAATCCATATACCTTGGTGTTGATGTATGATCCATTCGTgcacaattttgaaatttggagAGCAATCACCAGTGTTTTCTATTATCCTCTGAGCCCAGCGACCGGGTTTCATTTTATGATTAATTgctattttttgtacaattattcTTTGAGACTAGAGCGAGGAGAATACGATGGTAGACCAGCTGACTATCTGTTCATGTTGCTCTTTAACTGGGTTTGCTGTGTTGTCGCGGGTCTCATAGGCGATTTTCCTCTGTTGATGGATCCTATGGTTCTGAGTGTCCTCTACATTTGGTGCCAGTTGAATAAAGATGTCATCGTTAACTTCTGGTTTG gaactCAATTTAAAGCGATGTACCTGCCTTGGGTACTGTTTGGATTCAACCTGATCATATCTGGAGGTGGAATGCTAGAACTAGTCGGTATTCTCGTTGGTCACCTGTACTTCTTCTTCAAATTCAAGTATCCCCAGGAATTCGGTGGACCAGATCTTCTAAGCACTCCTAAGTTTCTGGAAAACTACTTCCCGCCGCAAAGAGGAGGCATCAGAGGATTCGGCACTGCGCCCTCACAACGAAATCCAGGACCCCAGGCACAGCCACAAGCTAGGAATATGTTCGGTCACAATTGGGGACGAGGTCAAGTCTTGGGACAATAA